Within Lolium rigidum isolate FL_2022 chromosome 5, APGP_CSIRO_Lrig_0.1, whole genome shotgun sequence, the genomic segment taacctcactgttaagttagggcaaagtattttaattgtgttgtgcaggtttcacgttggcgtcggaatccctggtgttgcgccgcactacactccttcaccaacaaccttcacgtggccttcatctcctactggttcgataaaccttggtttcttagtgaTGGAAattcgctgttgtacgcatcacaccttcctctgtgggttcccaacgggcgtgtgcttcacgcgtcatcaggcCTCCAACACTGCATCCACGTGCACAATCTTGAAGATGACTACCTTCCTGGCGACGCAGAGTTGGAGGACAGCGGTGCGCTGCCTCTGTTGGAGTGGAAGGTGCTTCTGGCTTTTAATGTGCATGTTAATCAAATTCAGGACATTTACATAGACAAAAAAGGCATACATGAAGGATATTCAGGAGCAGCCTGAACACAGGTGCTTTTTTGCGTGAATTATCTTAGGTATATGAAAACACTACTCCAAAGAGACTGCAATACCCGTTGTTATACATCATTATGAATAGGTTCCATGTTCTTGGTATGTTCCTATTTTTCTTACTATCAAAAATAGACTAAGAAAGGTTTAGATATTTCACATATTTCCCAGAATTCTAATGTATTTTCTTTAGTTTTTTGTCCAACTCCGCAAGGAAAATACCTACGGAgaacaaataaaatattttacgaTAACATGCAAGTTGGTATTATGTGCTTCAGTAGAGGCCCATTAAGGTCTTAAAATGTTATTTCACTCTTGCATAAGTCTATCAAACCGTCTTATGAATTTTAGCCAATGATGTTTGTTTTAATGTACAACTGAGCACATAGAAAGAGATTAGCAGCTTTAACTTCATTATAAAACAGCCTCATTCAGATTCTTATTTATCTTTTGCTCCATTTGTACTACAAATCATATTACAATAATCAATATGAGTACTATCCATACATTCTATTTGCGGTTCATTTTACTAAAATGAGTATGATTAAACTCTTTTATAAATCTATCCCGCCGTAACGCGAAGGGTATCATCTAGTTGAAATTAGAAGCTCGTTGGGCTCCTTGGATAAAACAAACTAGAAGGATATTACGCGCCTTGTGGAGGAAATTTTGTGAGGAATTATATTGTATAGGTGAAGTTGTACAAATGGAGATGTGGCCAATTTGATGAAAAAAGGTGACATGTATCACTTTCATGTAAAGATGCATCAATAATAAATGTTAGCGGAGACGACCATGAATATTTGATTAGCTAATGAAATAGATGATTTGGATGGTTTGCAAAATGTTGCGTAAAATTTGTGGAGTTTTGTTTTATAAGAAATATAGATTAATCGACGAAGACTTATGTAAAATGTTGCGTAATTTTTTCCTCTATATTTAATGAATTCATGTCAACAATGTGGATACTAGTTTTAAActtcttattttttattttttcaaaatgggggaaatatcaccCTAGTTTCTGCATCTAAGAGATGCACACAtcatttttattagattattcacaacaccttacaagaacaATTACAAAGATCGAACCGAAGCCACCAAAATTAACGATAACTCGCTAATCCTACATCAccgaggagggggggggggtcaaTGAAGATAGCCAACTCCCTGACATCACACCAACGCGCATCATCAAAGAACCGAAGGCCTTTACAAGTCGCCCAACGGCGAGCAGGTGGCACAACCGGTCCGGCAGACCCTCGACGCGTACCATCATACACGCTCTAGAAGTCATCGCCACCACCGTCTTCCGCATACCCATCTTCAGGAGAGATCAATGCAATGATCTTGCGAGGCCTGCCACCAACGCCACCACGACGCCAGATGACATCACCATCCTGCGCACGTCCATGACGCTGCGTCCGTCTCCGAGGCTCCGCTGCACCATGCCGCCGAGACCCGCCAACATCGGCGCAGTAGATGGAACACCGCTTCGCCAGATGACTTCCTCAAGGTATCACTTGTTCCAGaacgatgccctcaagagggaaaACGACACTAGAGGTGCCGCCATCATCTGATATGTATCCAGATCTGGGGTTTTCCCCAGAACAAAGAAGTTGAGGTTGGATCTGTAGCAACGATGCCTGCAACAAGGTGATGACGCCCGAGGATGCCACCATCGTCGGCTCCGACCGAATTGGAGCCCGGTTCTCACCGGCCAGACCCTACCCCAATGTTGTAGATCCTCCTGAAGAAGATTCGATGCCGTCCGCCGCACCACCGATGCGGCGTCGTGGTACCCGGCAGCATCACGCCCAAGCCCTCCTTGCCGGTCAGCCGCCGCCAACGCCGGCCGCCAAAGTGGTTCAAATGGGACAAGGGGACAAGGACGGGCCCCGCCGGCACCGGCGCCGGCTAGACTTTTCCCGGGCGCGCCCCttggcagcggaggaggagggaggaggcaggtggagggggtgggaggcgcggcggctagggtttcctcccccgccgcctgcgtgggagcgagagggagaggaaggaggcaggtggagggggtgtcattatttggtcgctatgaGTATAtaaaaatgacaagatttttaataataAAACTATTCTCTTATGAAAGTCATTTTGCAGGTGCACGGCTACCTTTCATTCATGGTCGTCTCTACAACGTGTGGAGCACCGAGAGCTGCCGTGTAATCTTCAGATTGGACCTCCGTCACCATAGGTGCCTCTAGATTTTATTGCTCCCTCAGATTCAAATTAATTTAatgtattttttttcgaaatggggcattGCCCAGCATCTGCATCAatgtgatgcacacggcttttcatTTATTTGAAAGGTTCAAAAATATTCAGAAGTTTACATCACGGATCAGAGATGGTTGGGACAAGTATCAACCATCGGAAAATGAATAAAAGCACAGAATTATCCATTTTGTATCCTACTACTGTGTCGCCACctagtagcctggaaaaagaagtcctgagtaaCCGACAGCAgacggttgcacccaatatccatagtctcccgctgatcctccggaaGAAGGAAAGCCCATTGTTGGATCCAGTATGCCGCACGCcgtataacctgcaaaaaattagttcccttTTGTCTGTTAAAAAATATGTTATTCCGGTTTGTCGAAATAGACCAGCATACAACAGATATGCTAATTCGTATTCTATTCTTATTCAATTTATGAACCCCATTAAGCCAATTAcccaacatattagtaatatttgcaGGTGGGTGTATACCAAAAGTAAAATAAATCATTCGCCAAACAATTTTGGCAAATGTACATGATAAGAATAAGTGATTTATGGTTTCTGGCTcattacaaaaacaacatttagtGCATCCATGCCAATTCCATGTATATCTACATGTGTTTGTtaactagatacatctatattcagGAATCGgaaaattttagacacatctattaACTGATACATCTATATGGAGTACAGTTTTTGTAACGAGATACATAGAGTAGGACATACTCCATCTTTCTCAAATAGTTAAATTACCTAGTACATTTTGGATttgatcaaaatctaaatcatctgCTAGCTTTTCTCAACATCTGATAACAGTTTTGCGGTATCCTTCTCAGCCTCTGCAGACTCCTTGAAACTGTCGTGAGCCGCGGATCCTCCGTCTACATGGCCGTCTTCCAGGCGAGAACCATCGTGCTCCATCTGCTGCAGCTCCGACTCCGCCAGCGACTGCATCCGGGCCCGGTCCCTGTCCCGGGGATAGCTGCAGTACAGGAAGGAGTATATGGCGGTGCAGACCGTGAAGGGTATCGCGATGGCCGTGTACAGCGCCTTGGCCAGCGACGCGGCGTTCTCCCGGTCCAGCCGGGGGCCCAGCCCCTTGTCGTCCGGCCTGTACCCGTACACGCGCTGCGCCAGGATGCCGACGATCGGAGGCGCGAACGACGACAGCACCGTCTCGAACGACCTGTCCAGCGCGTAGATGCTCGTCCTTGATTTCTCCGGCACGATCTCCGCGAAGATTGGGCTGCAGATTGCTCGAGTTTTTTTCACTCTCCATGATATACATATGTTGAAAGAAATGCTTATGGATGTACGGCGGCCGGCGAGGCTTACAAGTTTGTAGCGGGGCCGTTCCAGGAGATGCAGACGCCCATGACGAATAGGACGACGCCGTGGATGGCGCCGGTGGACGGATCGTCTGGGAGGCCCAGGAGCAGCACGGCGGCCAGGGGCACGGCCGAGCCCGCGCTGATCTGCGACAGCACGATCCTCCCAGCGTCCGGGTACCGCCGGGCTAGGGCGTCGCCCATCTTGCCCCCGATGAGGCCGCCGAGGGAGCTCGCGACCCAGAAGATGGTCATGAGCACGGCGGTGCCCCGGTGGCTGAACCCGATGAGCTCCAGCCACATGGACGCGAAGGAGAGCGCCGACCACGGGAACGAGCCGCTGACGCCCTGCGCCACGAAGATCTGGAACGTCGGGATCCGCACCACGAACTTGGCCTCCGCGATCATCTCCTCCACCACCCGCCGTGCGCTGGGCTGCTCGTCGCCGCCTGGTACTGCTCCGGCAGCCGCGACGTCGCCCGTGGGGAAATGGGGGTCGACGGAGAAGAACCAGTTGAGGGCGCCCACTGCGACGCTGATGACCGCCACGAGGTGGAAGGCGATGCGCCAGCCGGCGATCCCCAGCACCGTGGTCTGCGCCAGCAGAAGGCCCACGAAGCCGCCGGAGATTAGCCCAATGCAGCTGGCGAGCTGCAGCCAGCCGAAAGCCGAGCCGCGGGTCCCGTCGTCGGTGGAGTCGGCGACCAGTGACTGGATGGACGGCACCACCAGCGCCAGGCCGATGCCATTCAGTCCCCTCGAGATTGCTACCTGGGATGCAAAGTCTAGGTGTGAACACCCTTTCTAATATTTGAGGTAATAGATCAGACAATTAGCGAGCCGAACATCATAACTGACGAATTTGTGGTTGCTGTCGCAATTTCAGAACTTGTGGTTGTTGTCATACTCAGAAAGTCAGAAGCATTATAAACTTGGAGGATTAAAAAATCAAGTACATATTGAAGCTTGCATTATCAAAGTACTCAAATAGATTATCGTCTCTCCGTCGAAATTCAGTTTAAACGAGTGCGGTCTGAATCTGGACAGTAATTTAAACCTCTCAAAAGCACAGCAGATCTGCAAATTAAATCCCCAGCTCCACATGCATAGAACTGCAGAAGCAGCAAAGAAGAGCAAAACTGCGGGAAGAGATGGGTGCACGCAGAAAGGATCTGACCTGCGCGAAGGTATCGGAGATGCCGacgaggaaggtggcggcggcccAGAGGAAGGCCCCCACGGCGATGACATGCGCGCGGTTGTGGCGCGCGGCGGCGTAGGCGGCGAGCGGGTAGCACGCGGCCTGCACGATGGAGCGGCACAGCGTGAGGGCGCCGAGCCACGTGGGGTCGGCGTGCAGGGCGGCGCCGATCTCGCGGTacaccgccggcagcagcgcctcgTCGGCGCGCTCCATGATGGACGCCAGGCTCACCAGCAGCAGCGTCCGCCGCCGGTCCCGCTCGAGATCCCGCTGCGGCCCCATCATGCCGCCACGCCCTCCGCTCCCTATCTCTCGCTAAGGTCAGCTCACCAGCCTTCTCCGGTCTCCCCTCTCCGGCATTACTATAGTGCTGCTACTGCGCCGGCGATCCGGGGTCTCCTCTCCTCTTCGCGGGAAATTTTATATTACGACTTGTCGCCTCGTTATGCGAGATATTTGTCGAGCCTTCTGTTTGCTATCGCTGACATGTGTGTCCTACTCCGGTGCGGGGCCAGTAGGGAAGGAAAGCGCATTTGGATGACAGTGGGATCCACTGTGAAACTGGGGAATCTGAGCCGAGGTAGTCGCGTGTTTCCCATTGGTCCGCTCTTGTGGGTTCCAGATGGAGGTGAATAGTGTGTGGAATTTCAGGGTCTCTGGCAGAGAACATAGAGTCCTAGAGAAGCcgtcaaactttttttttttttttgcacggaTGGCATAAACAAGTACTATGAGTACTTAACAACCTTTGTCCTAGGATGCTTTAGGATCAGACTTTTAAAATCGTGATCAAATATGTTCTTATTAGTCCCTCAATTATACGAAGGTTgtttgagatttgtcaaaatttaacaTTTCTAAACTATACTGAACCTAAAAATGTACTCTACACATGTTCAAACTTAGCTAAGAGGCATTGCAATATGTCTAGGTTTTGCACGCAGTGAGCTGGAGACGAGATGCATTACACACGAACCAGTACCTACTGGAGTCTAGGAGGAAGGCGACCGTGAAACCCATGACCTTATAGGgttttggaggtgtggcggaccacaaCCTCTCGTTGGTGGAAGTGTTCTCGTTCCTTTCttttcagtgtcttcttcggCACGCTGAGGCGGCGGCTGCATCCTAATGTCAGAATAAGCCCCCCCCCCACCGCGCAACCCTATCCTCACTTCGGTAGTGCGGTTAGCGCTGGTGGAGGGCGCGTGGAGGTTTGTGTCCAACAGATCTCCTAGGACCTGGTCCGTTTTTGTGTTCGTAAGTGTGGTTACAGTTTTGGCTCTTCTGATCTAAGGTTCTTATCATTGACGATAGGTGTTATTATGTTGCGATGGTTCTTTGGAGTCTTAATTAGCACGACAACTACCCGacagtctactacaacaagcactACTTCGACAAGTTTTGCCTAGCTCCGGAGATGGAAGGGCTGGCGACGTACCTTCGGCTCGCTCCCGTGCTCGTAGTCTTCGCTAGGTGGTCCTAAGacatatttgtaatttttattaccttTAGTGTTCTTTGTATTATTTTTTTGAAGTAGAAAGGTCCCGAAGGATCTGGAATCTGCATTCTTCGGCGGTTGGTGTATATTTGCATAAAGGACCTCGCGAACTAGAGAAATTATAACATGGTCTAGTAGATAAGCATGGGACACCCTAAAAAAGATCACAGAAAAGTGATACGAGTCCTTGCAACTCGCCGACGACGAACAACCTCCAGCCGCCGCCAATGCAACTCTCACCGGGGTCTAGACTACTTGGTAGAGCCGAAGCTTGGAAGGCCACATTGAGGTTGGGGAAGATTCTCCGAAGGAAGAAGCACACATTAGAACATCAGCTTCTGTCGATGACGGCGGGGCCGGTCTTCTGGCCGAGGATAGCAGCGACACATGTTGTTGTCACCTTCCTCTCCACTGTAGGGAGCGCATGCTCCATCACCAAGATGCAGGATCCGCGAGGCTATCGCCTTCCTCTCCGTCGCCGCCACGGCCGACCATGAGAAACGAGACAACATGAAGACCACCGGAGAGGCAAAGCTAGCGCTGATTGAGGGTATCTGCCTTGAAAGCGAGCTTCACCGTCTTCCACCATGGAAGCGTGTCAGAGATCCTTGAAGACAACCACCCAACGACACGCCAACTCGTGGGGGCAGAAGAAACCCCTTCTAGCCACTAGATCTAACAGCGACCCTAGTATACCCCGCTCACCTCCATGGCTAGGAGGATGATGATTAATAGATCGTCAATCCTTTTCTTTCACAAAAAAAGTTGGAGACAAGATACAATTAATATTTACGCGTACTTCTAGGGTAGTTATCGAGAAATTTAGAAGTAAATACATATCGCTACATTCCTTCTTACGACAAGCTGCAAGTATTGGTAGGGTATGGATCGGTACATCCCCTTGTATAAGGCTAGATATGTCTATCTAACCTTCCAAACATAACAATAGATCACAAAGAAGAACCCGTTGAGGCCCCCCACCCTCTGCACCTTGCTCAAAAGTTGTGCAAACATATCACGAGTAGGTATTGGTGTAGGTTGATTGGAGATTACCTCAACAGAAGAGCTTCGTAGTCATCATCATGGCCCGCCAGGATGTAAGAGGATGAACTCCTCCGAGCGTAATGGTTGACCGATCGAGGTAAGTGTATCGTCCGTTCTTTTAGATTTTTTGAAGTAGGCAGTCATGGCCGAGTCGAGCTTCTTCACCTCTTGGAGTTGGCGAAGGATTCCCATGCACTGCGTCGTTGCTCGGTGGTTGGGGTGGTGTTTCTTCATCTCGGCGACGCTCTGGTGGACTTAGCCGAAGGTGAGCAGCAGCGCCACGTTCCCCTCAACGCATAATAAGCCTAGTGTAGCTTCAGAGCAGGTAGATCTTTTCCCTCCCCGATTTCTTGTTGTCTCGGTGACGGGAAGAACTTGTGTCGACAAGATTTGGTCAGATCTATCGGGTTCTGGAGTCCGCGGGGCAAATATTCGTGCCGCGTCAAGATTCCTAAGAAAAAGGCTAGGCCTTTGTCTGCTTCTATGGCCACGCAGCTCCGGGGAGTGCATCGGGGAGTGCATCCTCGAGACTGCTTTGAGCTCCGCCTTGTTTGGCTTCCGCAGCGATGACCCAACCTACTGCTCCGGAGGCCAGCACAGAGCCCAACCTCCGTCTAGCTATTGGCCCAGTGCAGGGACTACATCAATCTCCAACTTCAGAGACCTTCTAGCTCCGAAGTGTTTGGCTCCTTCTGCGGTGACCCAAGTGGTTATGGCCTCGGTATCACCGTAATTGAGCACGACATGATGCGGTGCTAGATTGGTGGGGATGGAGCTCGACGAGATCACGTTCTCCATTTTAGATCTGAGGTCCTTTGTGCGAAATCTAGCGATGGATCTGTGTTTTTATCTTTCCAAGGTCCTTTCTATATATTGTACATCGACCActcaaagttaatgaagaatCTCTCGGCCCTTCGGGACCGATACCCGTAAAAAATATTGAACCAATAGCCTAACCGACGTACCAAGGGCGAAAAAAGGGGACTAATTCTAGTAACTTTAGTTAACTAAGTTCTAAAGTGAGAACCGTTAGATCCTAAATATTGTCTTTACATTTCTGAAACTATGGTACATATCAAGTTGTCTGTTGTGCCAAGATTCTACATAGAACAAAAAAAAGTACAAAAAAGTTATAATTAATGTTAGTAGAACCAAACAATTACAATCAGCGGCAAGCTTCAAACACACCTTTTGGGTTAGCCCAGTGTAGAGAACAAATAAACAATTACAATTAATGTTAGTAGGACCAAACTATTACAACCAGCGACACTGCTTGGGTTAGGCCATTGTGGAAAACAAATAAACAATTACAAGTAATGCTAGTAGAACCAAACAATTAGAATCAGCGGCAAGCTTCAAACGCTTCAAACATACTGCTTGGGTTAGGCCGCCGTGGAAAACAAATAAACAATTACAAATAATGCTACTAATAGAAGCAAACAATTACAATCAGCGGCACTGTTTGGGTTAGGCCAATGTGGAAAACAAATAAACAATTACAATCAGCAGCAAGCTTCAAAATCACTGCTTGGGTTAGGCCACTGTGGAAAAAAAAAATGAACACAATGGGAAAACGCCTACCTTGTATAGTGAGGAAAAAGGCAAAATAAGAAGCTGACAAAAAATAAcaagcgcccaccgtggggctcgaaCCCACGACCACAAGGTTAAGAGCCTTGCGCTCTACCAACTGAGCTAGACGGGCTTGTTTCTTTTTTATTGAACTTTCCCGTTACATCTTTTATTTAAAGCACTTTTCCACCAAATCTCTAAAGaacgctctttttttttttgcaggtaaatttttttttttattaaGCAGCAAGGCTTATAGACTCCTCTGATTCGATGTCCCGAAGAGTGATAGCAGAACTCGAAACGAGGCAAAACCAGTTCTATGCTCTGATCTTGCAAAATTTGCAAGGCAATGACTCACCCTAAACTGCCCACGATCTGCTTTTACAAAATTGCAAACACTACCTTGACATGCCAAGGAGAAATAATATGCAAGTACGAGGATCTATCTTAATCCTTAGCAAGAACAGCTGAGACTGTATTGATAATGATGGGAAGCTGACATCAGAGAGTAGCCAAGTAAAGGCCCTCTAGGCAAGCTTTCAGTTCACTTTTAAGGGCATCTACACAGCGCGGCAAAAAAGCCAAGATGAAAAGATGATTGCTCCATGTTCATGTCGTAAAATCATACCAGAACCTCCCGTTCCATCCTCAGTTTTGATCCATCAAGGTTTAATTTAACCCACCCTGTCGGGGGTTTAAGCCAAGGTTTATCCGATGGCTTCTTATTCCGCTGCCTAGCTACTGACGCTGCAACAGTTTCCATAGATGGTTGTTTACCTTTCAGAATCATGTATGTTGATACCGTTTCAACATTCTTCCTTAACTTCAGATAGCCGCAGAGGAAGCGGCTTGACCCCTCGGTCGAGGGCAGGGGCTTATCATGTGTGCTTCGTTTCGCTCATGCCATGCTCTCCATGCTACCAGATGCGTGGTGTCAACTAGTTGTTCCTGAAGATCTAACAAGACAGATCGAAACCATGTCACCGACTGGTTCTGCAACTGCAAGTCACTAAAAACTCTCTAACTAGTATACTAATTTCTTCTGCTGCATATAGCTACAAATAACCAAGAATACATTGCGGTAAAAATAGCTATTATAATTGCTACTCACTGGTCCTACTACATAAATAAATATATTCATACTATCAACAAAGTAAAAGCTGAATGAAAAGAGATCTGTGCCATTTACAAATTGACCTGAAGATATGCAATTTGAGTTCTCAACCGTACTAGAATACTTTGGCAAAACATCATCACGAGCTTTGAGATGATTTCCTGTGACATTACGCCCTGATCACCTGGGACTGCCACTCTATTCAACTTGGTGATGCATCAACGCTTGCTCATCGTCATCAACATCAAGCTCTTCCGCACCATACTTGATATCGATCACTGTGGCATGCTTCCTTCCAGCGTAGTGGTCTCCGGCTCCACGAGACCTTTCCAGGTCGATCAGTTGCAACTCTGATGAGATAAGAGTGTCCATTCTCGGCCTCTTCCTGTCGCACGGGTATGTCCCGTACAACAGGTAGtagatgaagcagcagagcagcaTCGGGATGGCGATTCCGTGTAAAGAGCTTTCGCTAGGGCAGTGGCATTGGACCTATCCTTCGCAACACTGCTCACTCCAGCCCCAAATGAAATGGGGGTGTAGCCATAAGCATGCTCGGCTAAAAAGCCGACGACGGGTGGAGCAAATGATGCTAGGACCGACTCAAAGGAACGGTCCAGCGCGTAGATACTTGCCCTTGATCTCTCCGGAACGATCTCTGCAAATATGGGGCTGCACATGAAAATTTTATATTTATAATCAACATTTTACAATTAGCTTATACTCATGCTAAGCCCCTTATTACAGATCAAAAAAAGAAGTACCAATGATGAAATAGTCGTGTGTGTAACTAGTCGGCGTGAACTATAATTTTTTCACACTTATTGGCTTCATTGTTGTTAAAAATTTCAAAATGCATTTTGTCGTAGTCTTTGAGTATCAAACGAATCAAACAACCAAAGAAAAAGGTTACTTACTTGTTAGTAGCCGGGCCGTTCCAGGATATGCTTAGACCCA encodes:
- the LOC124656711 gene encoding uncharacterized protein LOC124656711 — encoded protein: MGPQRDLERDRRRTLLLVSLASIMERADEALLPAVYREIGAALHADPTWLGALTLCRSIVQAACYPLAAYAAARHNRAHVIAVGAFLWAAATFLVGISDTFAQVAISRGLNGIGLALVVPSIQSLVADSTDDGTRGSAFGWLQLASCIGLISGGFVGLLLAQTTVLGIAGWRIAFHLVAVISVAVGALNWFFSVDPHFPTGDVAAAGAVPGGDEQPSARRVVEEMIAEAKFVVRIPTFQIFVAQGVSGSFPWSALSFASMWLELIGFSHRGTAVLMTIFWVASSLGGLIGGKMGDALARRYPDAGRIVLSQISAGSAVPLAAVLLLGLPDDPSTGAIHGVVLFVMGVCISWNGPATNFPIFAEIVPEKSRTSIYALDRSFETVLSSFAPPIVGILAQRVYGYRPDDKGLGPRLDRENAASLAKALYTAIAIPFTVCTAIYSFLYCSYPRDRDRARMQSLAESELQQMEHDGSRLEDGHVDGGSAAHDSFKESAEAEKDTAKLLSDVEKS